A single genomic interval of Granulicella tundricola MP5ACTX9 harbors:
- a CDS encoding GMC oxidoreductase has translation MSTPYDAIVIGTGAGGGTLALHLAQAGKNILILERGPFMPQEKLNWDTSAVFLDNRYHTKEVWQDKDGKDLHPQQAYFVGGQTKVYGAAMFRMRAEDFGVIQHKGGISPAWPISYADLEPYYTRAEELFHVHGDLGSAPTVPGGFGSSFDPTEPFHSTKYPYPAFTNEPRMQSIQDDVRKLGINTFPIPLGLKRNEADPLAAPCIRCDTCDGYPCLVHAKSDSDINCIRQIMHLPNVTLMTNSRVVRLVTNAAGTAVTAVEVQHSGKSQASDNIATYTAGFFAVCAGAINSAVILLASANEKHPKGLANSSDQVGRNFMYHQADALLALSTDRNEDSYTKTWGTNDFYLKDSDPAYPYPLGQVQPVGSFHYEMMKGDAPPLTPGFVLETMKHHAVPWWLTTEDLPAAENRVTLHNATPLSVANVQPGLPGAHPSGDTGRTNQSEPVNDHAPHRVQLSYTPNNVESFDRLKDRWVDVLKRAGHATTHIPLHAYFKKRIPLEGVGHQNGTCRMGSDPTQSVLDAHCKAHDLDNLYVVDASCFVSASAVNPSLTIIANAIRISDHLLQERLK, from the coding sequence ATGTCCACCCCTTACGACGCAATCGTCATCGGCACCGGAGCCGGCGGCGGCACCCTCGCATTACACCTCGCCCAGGCCGGCAAGAACATCCTGATCCTGGAGCGCGGCCCCTTCATGCCCCAGGAAAAGCTCAACTGGGACACCTCCGCCGTCTTCCTGGACAACCGATACCACACCAAGGAAGTCTGGCAGGATAAGGACGGCAAGGACCTCCACCCCCAGCAGGCTTACTTCGTCGGCGGCCAGACCAAGGTCTACGGCGCAGCCATGTTCCGCATGCGCGCGGAGGACTTCGGCGTCATCCAGCACAAGGGCGGCATCTCCCCCGCGTGGCCCATCTCCTACGCGGATCTGGAACCCTATTACACCCGCGCAGAAGAGCTCTTCCACGTCCACGGCGATCTCGGCTCCGCACCCACCGTCCCCGGCGGCTTCGGCTCCTCCTTCGACCCCACCGAGCCTTTCCATTCCACCAAATACCCGTACCCCGCCTTCACCAACGAGCCCCGCATGCAGTCCATCCAGGACGACGTCCGCAAGCTCGGCATCAACACCTTCCCCATCCCTCTCGGCCTCAAACGCAATGAAGCCGACCCCCTCGCCGCGCCGTGCATCCGCTGCGACACCTGCGACGGCTACCCCTGCCTCGTCCACGCCAAATCCGACTCCGACATCAACTGCATCCGCCAGATCATGCACCTCCCCAACGTCACGCTGATGACCAACTCCCGCGTCGTGCGCCTCGTCACCAACGCCGCCGGAACCGCTGTCACCGCCGTAGAGGTCCAGCACTCCGGCAAATCCCAGGCATCCGACAACATAGCCACCTACACCGCCGGCTTCTTCGCCGTCTGTGCCGGGGCAATCAACTCCGCAGTCATCCTCCTCGCCTCAGCAAACGAGAAGCACCCCAAAGGCCTCGCCAACTCCTCCGACCAGGTCGGCCGCAACTTCATGTACCACCAGGCCGACGCCCTCCTCGCCCTCTCCACCGACCGCAACGAAGACTCCTACACCAAGACCTGGGGCACCAACGACTTCTACCTCAAGGACTCCGACCCCGCCTACCCCTACCCACTCGGCCAGGTCCAGCCCGTCGGCAGCTTCCACTACGAGATGATGAAGGGCGACGCCCCACCCCTCACCCCCGGCTTCGTCCTTGAAACCATGAAGCACCACGCCGTCCCCTGGTGGCTTACCACGGAGGACCTCCCCGCCGCAGAGAATCGCGTCACCCTCCACAACGCCACGCCCCTCTCCGTCGCCAACGTGCAGCCCGGCCTCCCCGGCGCTCATCCCTCCGGCGACACCGGCCGCACCAACCAGTCGGAGCCCGTCAACGACCACGCCCCCCACCGCGTCCAGCTCTCCTACACCCCCAACAACGTCGAGTCCTTCGACCGCCTCAAGGATCGCTGGGTTGACGTCCTCAAGCGCGCCGGCCACGCCACCACCCACATCCCACTCCACGCCTACTTCAAGAAGCGCATCCCGCTTGAAGGCGTAGGCCATCAGAACGGCACCTGCCGCATGGGCTCCGATCCCACCCAGAGCGTCCTCGACGCCCATTGCAAAGCCCACGACCTCGACAACCTCTACGTCGTGGACGCCTCCTGCTTCGTCTCCGCCAGCGCCGTCAACCCGTCCCTCACCATCATCGCCAACGCCATCCGCATCTCAGACCACCTCCTGCAGGAGCGTTTGAAGTAG